A single genomic interval of Streptomyces sp. BA2 harbors:
- a CDS encoding ABC transporter substrate-binding protein: protein MDTQDQHGRTRSRRTTKAPPKASPKVPPKASKRPRLLVVAGAGALALTAGLASPLNPAPQQAEAKADGKKTLTVAVAQSVDSLSPFLAQRLLSTSIHRLTYEYLTNYDAKDNHAIPGFATKWEPSADKLTWTYTIRGDSKWSDGKKATAEDAAWTFNKVMSKEGTATANSGFVANFKKVTAPSPTKLVIELKKPQATMAALDVPIVPKHVWEKVDDVSKFNNDKSFPVVGNGPFELTDYKTDQYVKLKANKDFWRGAPKFDEVVFKTYKDQDAAVAALKKGEVSFVAGQPALTPAQAAELKGTENVKVNEGPGRRFFAIATNPGAKTRDGKKFGDGHPALLDKKVRQALFRSVDREALVDKVFQGQAVEGEGYIPPRFSEYAWQPSADQKLSYDPKKAAQLLDEAGYKKNGDGKRVGKDGKPLDFRILCHATDPNDKAVGKYLKEWWGDLGIGLKVNCLDDVSVPWYAGEYDLAFDGWSVNPDPDFVLGIHSCAALPVKAKESASTDNFICDKKYDELYNKQLAEYDPDKRAETVKEMQSWLYDSGYMNILAYPNAVEAYRTDQIKSITTMPTAAGNIYGQDGYWSWWSAVPADGKSSSKDGSSTGVIIGIAAAAVVLVGGGVLFALRRRSTAEDRE, encoded by the coding sequence ATGGATACACAAGATCAGCACGGCAGAACACGGTCCCGCCGCACCACCAAGGCGCCCCCCAAGGCGTCACCCAAGGTGCCCCCCAAGGCGTCAAAACGCCCCCGTCTCCTTGTGGTAGCCGGAGCCGGAGCCCTCGCCCTGACCGCCGGCCTTGCCTCTCCCCTCAACCCGGCGCCCCAACAGGCCGAGGCCAAAGCGGACGGCAAGAAGACCCTCACCGTCGCGGTGGCCCAGAGCGTCGACTCGCTCAGTCCCTTCCTCGCCCAGCGGCTGCTCAGCACCAGCATCCACCGCCTGACGTACGAGTACCTGACGAACTACGACGCCAAGGACAACCACGCGATCCCGGGCTTCGCCACCAAGTGGGAGCCCTCCGCCGACAAGCTGACCTGGACGTACACCATCCGGGGCGACTCCAAGTGGTCGGACGGCAAGAAGGCCACCGCCGAGGACGCCGCCTGGACGTTCAACAAGGTGATGTCCAAGGAAGGCACCGCCACCGCCAACTCCGGCTTCGTCGCCAACTTCAAGAAGGTGACCGCGCCGAGCCCCACCAAGCTCGTCATCGAGCTCAAGAAGCCGCAGGCCACCATGGCCGCGCTCGACGTGCCGATCGTCCCGAAGCACGTGTGGGAGAAGGTCGACGACGTCTCCAAGTTCAACAACGACAAGTCCTTCCCCGTGGTCGGCAACGGTCCGTTCGAACTCACGGACTACAAGACCGACCAGTACGTGAAGCTGAAGGCCAACAAGGACTTCTGGCGCGGCGCGCCCAAGTTCGACGAAGTGGTCTTCAAGACGTACAAGGACCAGGACGCCGCCGTCGCCGCGCTGAAGAAGGGCGAGGTGTCCTTCGTCGCCGGGCAGCCCGCCCTCACCCCCGCGCAGGCCGCCGAGCTCAAGGGCACGGAGAACGTGAAGGTGAATGAAGGGCCTGGGCGGCGCTTCTTCGCCATCGCCACCAACCCCGGTGCCAAGACCCGCGACGGCAAGAAGTTCGGTGACGGCCACCCGGCGCTCCTGGACAAGAAGGTGCGTCAGGCGCTGTTCCGTTCCGTCGACCGCGAGGCACTCGTCGACAAGGTCTTCCAGGGCCAGGCCGTCGAGGGCGAGGGGTATATCCCGCCGCGCTTCTCCGAGTACGCCTGGCAGCCCTCCGCCGACCAGAAGCTGTCGTACGACCCCAAGAAGGCCGCCCAACTCCTCGACGAGGCGGGCTACAAGAAGAACGGCGACGGCAAGCGCGTCGGCAAGGACGGGAAGCCGCTCGACTTCCGCATCCTCTGTCACGCCACCGACCCGAACGACAAGGCTGTCGGGAAGTATCTGAAGGAGTGGTGGGGTGATCTTGGCATTGGGCTCAAGGTCAACTGCCTCGATGACGTGTCCGTGCCCTGGTACGCCGGTGAGTACGATCTCGCGTTCGACGGCTGGTCGGTCAACCCCGACCCGGACTTCGTACTCGGCATCCACTCCTGCGCCGCGCTCCCGGTGAAGGCCAAGGAGAGCGCCTCCACCGACAACTTCATCTGCGACAAGAAGTACGACGAGCTCTACAACAAGCAGCTTGCCGAGTACGACCCGGACAAGCGCGCGGAGACCGTCAAGGAGATGCAGTCCTGGCTCTACGACTCCGGGTACATGAACATCCTCGCGTACCCGAACGCCGTCGAGGCCTACCGCACCGACCAGATCAAGTCCATCACCACCATGCCGACGGCCGCGGGCAACATCTACGGCCAGGACGGATATTGGAGCTGGTGGTCCGCCGTGCCCGCGGATGGGAAGAGTTCCTCCAAGGATGGAAGCTCGACCGGTGTCATCATCGGTATCGCCGCCGCCGCGGTGGTGCTCGTCGGCGGTGGAGTCCTGTTCGCCCTGCGCCGCCGTTCGACCGCAGAGGACCGCGAGTAA
- a CDS encoding serine protease — MAGQGDPTGLDGGLVRICDLAGRPRGMGFAADDHGTVITSHEAVDGLARLVLHAAGERVCVVSADAVVALPEADLALVRTEGLDLRPLPVTVRETVPVGTYVRIVARGRREARVLGPAPVTYTATDRFHLLDAAMELAIGTDGADALRLGGGAAGGPVVDASSGAVLAVLGTALHSEHRAAGFAVPLREAAAADPGGPLAELLARNAATVPAYGRDLNLAGALHLAATSVGSDGPRPALLEPVERPDTTRELADFTAGPAQVLGLVGDPGTGRTTELAALAACRARGAEPAPTLWLRGADLQGTDTGVGDAVERALERAGRILEAAEASEASAETAECSLAEADDGLGDISAGRVARLVRDEGRALLLLLDGPEEMPPVLAHRLAEWSGGTAEWLRETGARLVVACRAEYWEQAGAHFPEELAPGCVHLGDLPERQARIARARYGIPDGALAPADARHPLALRLLAEVRAALPDEPPPGRPDREEIFEAYLDVLCLRVAVRLAAANGLRGAAVRRLAAKVSGQVHEAARRCLGPGQGELDRASFEGVFPWATGWASAVLTEGLLVPAGGGYRFAHEELADWIQGMHLDVDGALWSLVFRHREPVPEAALPVPRHRIGPVIQALLLLGRQRGPAELGARLGDLARFGEPCSSPAESAPGIKGCAHPSPSSRLLSSRGDPNRPAGRLPTAAGTAGRPEGEGAASVVGRRSAGRNGWAQPQPRGADVAGDAGNAPAPPDAETRGDAQWWASHLVRETLSRVPDARPYRSLLKQLAEQARFPAGFWTNLPLSDADRFDLLREAVITDPPPGPPQGSRCLDAVAELLAEDPAKTQPQLTRWFTDERPLEATPHATVASAAQALLHTHRHRAIDDLTEILVDCAHPRADELLAALAEEEPSAICRAVDRWVHDPRPARHVAAVAYGLRAAPHATTEADRRLLRYAAFALLARTADDSLHGAALALLVRDPQTRARHLPPALKRFTAGDPQLPASALVAALDTHPEQVIAAFRTRLYGPGPAPGDVLRALADVTAPVLARRVADLVRDVLELRPDLAGHVAAYLDLRFEQGPGVRAVLLPLVKGLLRDRPPPVRAALAAVVAAPGTDASRALRTELLDVLLAQEREPEVLDAVLCAVAGGGDGEGDGERDGQGDGERVRDLVRRTGALLVRTPEGATCFDRRLVELARSVPGFSTRVARWICAAPQDWSALVGPSSRRMIENLAGVRVPA; from the coding sequence GGCGGGACAGGGCGACCCGACGGGGCTCGACGGTGGCCTCGTGCGCATCTGCGATCTGGCCGGGCGCCCGCGGGGCATGGGGTTCGCCGCCGACGACCACGGCACGGTGATCACCAGCCATGAAGCGGTCGACGGCCTCGCGCGGCTCGTGCTGCACGCGGCGGGGGAGCGCGTGTGCGTGGTGAGCGCCGATGCCGTGGTGGCCCTCCCCGAGGCCGATCTGGCCCTCGTCCGTACAGAGGGGCTCGATCTGCGCCCGCTGCCCGTCACGGTCCGCGAGACCGTTCCCGTGGGCACCTATGTACGCATCGTCGCGCGCGGCCGGCGTGAGGCGCGGGTCCTGGGTCCGGCCCCCGTCACGTACACGGCGACGGACCGCTTTCACCTTCTCGACGCGGCGATGGAACTGGCGATCGGCACGGACGGCGCAGACGCGCTGCGGCTCGGCGGCGGGGCGGCCGGCGGCCCGGTCGTCGACGCCTCGTCCGGAGCCGTGCTCGCCGTCCTCGGCACCGCGCTGCACAGTGAGCACCGCGCGGCGGGGTTCGCCGTGCCGCTGCGGGAGGCTGCCGCCGCCGATCCGGGCGGGCCGCTCGCGGAGCTCCTGGCACGCAACGCGGCGACCGTTCCCGCGTACGGCCGCGATCTGAATCTGGCGGGCGCGCTGCACCTGGCGGCGACGTCCGTGGGCTCCGACGGCCCGCGCCCCGCCCTCCTCGAACCGGTCGAACGCCCCGACACGACACGGGAGTTGGCGGACTTCACCGCCGGGCCCGCGCAGGTGCTCGGTCTGGTCGGCGACCCCGGCACCGGCCGTACGACGGAGCTCGCCGCCCTCGCCGCATGCCGCGCGCGAGGCGCCGAACCGGCACCCACGCTGTGGCTGCGCGGCGCCGACCTCCAGGGCACGGACACGGGCGTGGGCGACGCGGTGGAGCGGGCGCTGGAGCGGGCTGGGCGGATTCTGGAGGCCGCGGAGGCCTCGGAGGCCTCGGCGGAGACCGCGGAGTGCTCGCTCGCCGAGGCGGACGACGGGCTCGGGGACATCTCCGCGGGGCGGGTCGCGCGGCTCGTGCGGGACGAGGGGCGGGCGTTGCTGCTGTTGCTCGACGGCCCCGAGGAGATGCCGCCGGTCCTGGCGCACCGCCTCGCCGAGTGGAGCGGGGGGACGGCCGAGTGGCTTCGGGAGACGGGCGCGCGGCTCGTGGTCGCCTGCCGCGCGGAGTACTGGGAGCAGGCCGGGGCGCACTTTCCCGAGGAGCTCGCCCCGGGGTGTGTGCACCTGGGGGATCTGCCCGAGCGGCAGGCGCGGATCGCCCGTGCGCGGTACGGCATCCCGGACGGCGCGCTCGCCCCGGCCGACGCGCGGCATCCCCTCGCCCTGCGGCTGCTGGCCGAGGTGCGGGCGGCGCTGCCGGACGAGCCACCGCCGGGCCGCCCCGACCGGGAGGAGATCTTCGAGGCCTATCTGGACGTGCTGTGCCTGCGGGTGGCGGTGCGGCTCGCCGCGGCGAACGGGCTGCGGGGCGCGGCTGTACGGCGCCTCGCGGCGAAGGTGTCCGGGCAGGTGCACGAGGCCGCGCGGCGGTGCCTGGGGCCGGGGCAGGGGGAGCTCGACCGGGCGTCGTTCGAGGGAGTGTTCCCGTGGGCGACGGGGTGGGCCTCCGCGGTGCTCACGGAGGGGCTGCTCGTCCCCGCGGGGGGCGGGTACCGGTTCGCACACGAGGAGCTCGCGGACTGGATCCAGGGGATGCACTTGGATGTGGACGGTGCTTTGTGGTCGCTGGTCTTCCGCCACCGCGAGCCGGTGCCGGAGGCTGCCCTGCCGGTACCTCGACACCGGATCGGTCCCGTGATCCAGGCCCTGTTGCTTCTGGGCCGCCAGCGGGGGCCTGCTGAACTGGGGGCTCGGCTAGGGGACTTGGCGAGGTTCGGGGAGCCTTGCTCATCGCCCGCCGAGTCGGCCCCCGGCATCAAGGGCTGTGCCCACCCTTCCCCAAGCTCTCGGCTCCTCTCGAGCAGGGGAGACCCCAATCGCCCAGCGGGACGATTGCCCACAGCGGCGGGGACGGCGGGGCGCCCGGAGGGCGAGGGTGCCGCCTCCGTTGTGGGCAGGCGTTCCGCAGGGCGGAACGGGTGGGCACAACCCCAACCGCGGGGTGCTGATGTGGCGGGGGATGCGGGCAACGCGCCCGCGCCGCCGGATGCCGAGACACGGGGCGACGCCCAGTGGTGGGCCAGCCACCTGGTGAGGGAGACCCTGTCGCGGGTGCCCGACGCGCGGCCCTACCGGTCGTTGCTCAAGCAGCTCGCGGAGCAGGCCCGCTTCCCGGCGGGCTTCTGGACGAATCTGCCCCTCTCCGATGCCGATCGGTTCGACCTGCTGCGGGAAGCAGTGATCACCGACCCCCCGCCAGGCCCCCCGCAGGGCAGCCGCTGCCTCGACGCGGTGGCCGAACTGCTGGCGGAAGACCCCGCGAAAACGCAGCCGCAACTCACCCGCTGGTTCACCGACGAGCGCCCCCTCGAAGCCACCCCGCACGCCACCGTCGCATCGGCCGCCCAGGCCCTCCTCCACACCCACCGGCACCGCGCCATCGACGACCTCACGGAGATCCTGGTCGACTGCGCCCACCCCCGCGCCGACGAACTGCTCGCCGCCCTCGCGGAGGAGGAGCCATCGGCCATCTGCCGAGCCGTCGACCGCTGGGTCCACGACCCGCGCCCCGCACGCCATGTCGCCGCCGTCGCCTACGGCCTGCGCGCCGCCCCGCACGCCACCACGGAGGCCGACCGCAGGCTCCTGCGGTACGCGGCCTTCGCCCTGCTCGCCCGAACCGCCGACGACTCCCTGCACGGCGCCGCCCTCGCCCTCCTCGTACGCGATCCGCAGACCCGCGCACGCCACCTGCCGCCCGCCCTGAAGCGCTTCACCGCCGGTGACCCGCAGCTGCCCGCGAGCGCGCTCGTCGCCGCCCTCGACACCCACCCGGAGCAGGTCATCGCCGCCTTCCGGACCCGGCTGTACGGCCCCGGCCCCGCGCCGGGCGACGTACTGCGCGCCCTGGCCGACGTGACCGCGCCCGTGCTCGCGCGGCGGGTGGCCGATCTCGTACGCGACGTGCTGGAACTCCGCCCCGACCTCGCGGGGCACGTGGCCGCCTACCTCGATCTGCGGTTCGAGCAGGGGCCCGGCGTCCGCGCCGTACTCCTCCCGCTGGTCAAGGGTCTCCTGCGGGACCGCCCGCCGCCGGTGCGCGCCGCGCTCGCCGCGGTCGTCGCCGCCCCGGGAACCGACGCCTCGCGTGCGCTGCGCACCGAACTCCTGGACGTGCTGCTCGCCCAGGAGCGGGAGCCCGAAGTCCTGGACGCCGTGCTCTGCGCCGTGGCGGGCGGCGGTGACGGGGAAGGTGACGGGGAAAGGGATGGGCAAGGTGACGGGGAAAGGGTTCGCGATCTTGTGCGTCGCACCGGCGCGTTGCTCGTCCGCACCCCGGAGGGCGCGACCTGCTTCGACCGGCGCCTGGTCGAGCTGGCCCGCTCCGTGCCGGGCTTCTCCACGCGGGTCGCCCGGTGGATCTGCGCGGCCCCGCAGGACTGGTCCGCCCTCGTCGGTCCCAGCTCGCGCCGCATGATCGAGAACCTCGCCGGAGTACGCGTTCCGGCGTGA
- a CDS encoding ABC transporter permease, translating into MTADSNPALLDTEGAAATDDPAFAGPSARGPRARNTRAYLQYVAGKLGGAAVSLFAVLVTSFFLFRLIPGDPVKQMTGGKRVSAEQLDAMRKEFGLDQPVMTQFLDYCGNALTGDFGTSYQFHTPVMEKITEALPATLLLTGTAFVLYTLIGIWLGTRTAWRNGGLGDRFHTGLALTLYSVPSFWLGLLLIITFSVGVGPIPGLFPTGGLESGGETGIAYVIDVAHHMVLPVITLVAVGYAQTLLVMRSSLLDEMGSDYLTTARAKGLRDDLVRRRHAVPNAMLPTVTLMFVNLGTVVAGAILVETVFSWPGLGGLFYAALSVPDLPLVQGLFFVFAAAVILMNTLADVIYPLLDPRVGR; encoded by the coding sequence ATGACCGCTGACAGCAATCCCGCACTGCTCGACACCGAGGGCGCCGCGGCGACCGACGATCCGGCGTTCGCCGGGCCGTCGGCCCGCGGCCCCCGGGCTCGCAACACCCGCGCCTATCTCCAGTACGTGGCGGGCAAGCTGGGCGGCGCCGCCGTCTCGCTGTTCGCCGTCCTCGTCACCAGCTTCTTCCTGTTCCGGCTCATCCCGGGTGACCCGGTGAAGCAGATGACGGGCGGAAAGCGCGTATCGGCCGAACAGCTGGACGCGATGCGCAAGGAGTTCGGCCTCGACCAGCCGGTCATGACGCAGTTCCTCGACTACTGCGGCAACGCGCTCACCGGCGACTTCGGCACCTCCTACCAGTTCCACACACCGGTGATGGAGAAGATCACCGAGGCGCTGCCCGCGACGCTCCTGCTCACCGGCACCGCGTTCGTGCTCTACACCCTCATCGGCATCTGGCTCGGCACCCGCACGGCCTGGCGCAACGGCGGGCTCGGGGACCGCTTCCACACCGGCCTCGCGCTCACCCTCTACTCCGTGCCGTCCTTCTGGCTGGGCCTGCTCCTCATCATCACCTTCTCGGTCGGGGTCGGTCCGATTCCCGGGCTCTTCCCGACCGGCGGGCTCGAATCGGGTGGCGAGACGGGCATCGCGTACGTCATCGATGTCGCGCACCACATGGTGCTCCCCGTCATCACCCTGGTGGCGGTGGGGTACGCACAGACGCTCCTCGTCATGCGGTCGTCCCTGCTCGATGAGATGGGGAGCGACTATCTGACCACCGCTCGCGCCAAGGGGCTGCGGGACGATCTCGTACGCCGTCGTCATGCCGTCCCGAACGCGATGCTGCCCACCGTCACGCTGATGTTCGTGAACCTCGGCACGGTCGTGGCGGGCGCGATCCTCGTCGAGACCGTCTTCTCCTGGCCGGGACTCGGCGGGCTCTTCTACGCCGCGCTCAGCGTGCCCGACCTGCCCCTCGTGCAGGGCCTGTTCTTCGTCTTCGCCGCCGCGGTGATCCTGATGAACACCCTGGCCGACGTGATCTATCCGCTGCTCGACCCGAGGGTGGGCCGATGA
- a CDS encoding oligopeptide/dipeptide ABC transporter ATP-binding protein produces the protein MTTDAPLTSADPLLSAGDLHITFPGRRGAPPARAVDGVDLDIKPGEIVALVGESGCGKTTLARSLLGLVAPTSGKVTFGGKPLGYSGRALKAYRKRVQLVLQDPSGSLNPRHTVYEAVAEGLRIHGYGGDEQAAVADALSRAGLRPPERFFLRYPHELSGGQRQRVVIAGALVLEPELIVADEPVASLDASVRGEILALLLRLRDELGLSALVVTHDLGLAWNIADRVAVMYLGRIVETGTVEEVLTSPQHPYTQALLSVLPEAPGDPVVLTGEPPDPSRIPGGCRFHARCQILASGEAETAGVADRCRTEDLPVLSGGGETQVACHWATVNVGASGV, from the coding sequence ATGACCACCGACGCCCCCCTGACCTCCGCTGATCCGCTGCTGTCGGCGGGCGACCTGCACATCACGTTCCCCGGCCGCCGTGGCGCGCCGCCCGCGCGGGCGGTGGACGGCGTCGACCTCGACATCAAGCCGGGCGAGATCGTGGCCCTGGTCGGCGAGTCGGGCTGCGGCAAGACGACCCTGGCCCGTTCCCTGCTCGGCCTGGTGGCGCCCACGTCCGGCAAGGTGACCTTCGGCGGCAAGCCGCTCGGCTACTCGGGGCGCGCCCTGAAGGCGTACCGCAAGCGCGTCCAGCTCGTGCTCCAGGACCCGAGCGGGTCTCTGAATCCCCGCCACACCGTGTACGAGGCCGTGGCTGAGGGCCTGCGCATCCACGGGTACGGGGGCGACGAGCAGGCCGCGGTCGCCGACGCCCTGTCACGGGCGGGGCTCCGGCCGCCCGAGCGGTTCTTCCTGCGCTATCCGCACGAGCTGTCGGGCGGCCAGCGTCAGCGCGTCGTCATCGCGGGCGCGCTGGTCCTCGAGCCCGAACTGATCGTCGCGGACGAGCCGGTGGCCTCGCTGGACGCCTCCGTACGCGGCGAGATCCTCGCTCTGCTGCTCAGGCTCCGCGACGAACTCGGCCTGTCCGCGCTGGTGGTGACGCACGACCTGGGTCTGGCGTGGAACATCGCCGACCGCGTCGCGGTGATGTACCTGGGCCGGATCGTCGAGACGGGGACGGTGGAGGAGGTCCTGACGTCCCCTCAGCATCCGTACACACAGGCACTGTTGTCCGTGCTCCCGGAGGCTCCGGGTGATCCCGTGGTCCTCACGGGCGAGCCGCCGGACCCGTCGCGCATCCCGGGCGGCTGCCGCTTCCACGCGCGCTGCCAGATTCTCGCCTCGGGAGAGGCGGAGACGGCGGGGGTGGCGGACCGTTGCCGGACGGAGGATCTTCCGGTGCTGTCCGGCGGCGGCGAGACGCAGGTGGCGTGCCACTGGGCGACGGTCAACGTCGGCGCGTCCGGGGTCTGA
- a CDS encoding ABC transporter ATP-binding protein, whose protein sequence is MVPRSARTRHRRRGTRVHAVRTRRGVRAQPQAGGLPLNSANKVTETKVTTEQRLLDVRNLEVTYASGAAAVRGVNLSVDAGQKLGVAGESGCGKSTLALALLRLLPAGTKVTGEVLLDGEDVLTMKWGQVRAVRWAGASIVFQGAMHSLNAVHRIGDQIAEPILLHKKATQAGAKKKAGELLEQVGLPAARADAYPHELSGGQRQRVMIAMALACDPRLIIADEPTTALDVMIQAQILRLIEQLVSEQDLGLIMISHDLAVLSDTCDRLAVMYAGRVVEEGPASEVYENAQHPYGKALSAAFPRIGDTASRFAPRGLPGDPPDPSLLPTGCTFHPRCPVALDVCTTEDQALRDAGPRHRAACVHAGAQLPAQPTSPPATAERTP, encoded by the coding sequence GTGGTACCTCGCTCCGCCCGGACTCGCCATCGCCGTCGTGGCACTCGCGTTCACGCTGTGCGGACGCGCCGTGGAGTCCGTGCTCAACCCCAGGCTGGGGGTCTCCCGTTGAACAGCGCGAACAAGGTGACGGAGACAAAGGTGACGACGGAACAGCGCCTCCTCGACGTGAGAAACCTCGAAGTGACGTACGCGTCCGGGGCGGCCGCGGTGCGCGGCGTGAACCTCTCGGTCGACGCGGGCCAGAAGCTCGGCGTCGCGGGCGAGTCCGGCTGCGGCAAGTCCACGCTGGCGCTCGCGCTGCTGCGGCTGCTGCCCGCCGGCACGAAGGTGACCGGTGAGGTCCTGCTCGACGGCGAGGACGTCCTCACCATGAAGTGGGGTCAGGTCCGGGCGGTCCGCTGGGCGGGCGCGTCGATCGTCTTCCAGGGCGCGATGCACTCGCTCAACGCCGTGCACCGCATCGGCGACCAGATCGCCGAGCCGATCCTGCTGCACAAGAAGGCGACCCAGGCGGGGGCGAAGAAGAAGGCCGGGGAGCTGCTCGAACAGGTGGGGCTTCCGGCCGCCCGCGCGGACGCGTATCCGCACGAGCTGTCGGGCGGGCAGCGCCAGCGCGTGATGATCGCGATGGCGCTCGCCTGCGATCCGCGCCTGATCATCGCCGATGAGCCGACGACGGCCCTGGACGTGATGATCCAGGCTCAGATCCTGCGCCTCATCGAGCAGTTGGTGTCCGAGCAGGACCTGGGCCTGATCATGATCAGTCATGACCTCGCGGTGCTCTCCGACACCTGCGACCGGCTCGCGGTGATGTACGCGGGCCGCGTCGTCGAGGAGGGCCCGGCCTCCGAGGTCTACGAGAACGCGCAGCACCCGTACGGGAAGGCCCTCTCCGCGGCCTTCCCCCGCATCGGCGACACGGCGTCCCGCTTCGCGCCGCGCGGCCTGCCCGGCGACCCGCCGGACCCGTCCCTGCTCCCCACGGGCTGCACGTTCCATCCGCGCTGCCCGGTCGCCCTCGACGTCTGCACCACGGAGGACCAGGCGCTGCGGGACGCGGGCCCCCGGCATCGCGCGGCGTGCGTGCACGCGGGCGCGCAGCTTCCGGCGCAGCCGACATCCCCGCCGGCGACGGCGGAGCGTACGCCGTGA
- a CDS encoding ABC transporter permease, which yields MTTEATEPKVPEVPEVPVAKSPRALAWTRRRHSVARFWREYRTHRAGLFGLAALVVIALVAVFAPLLVGSDAQSVTDAPGKPMESPSGEFPLGTDQFGRDLLGLLVWGARISLTVGLLAAVLSVAIGTVVGITAGHFKGWYSTVIMRVTDWFLVMPTLVLAIALASVMSKSIWTIILAIGVTTWPTTARLVRAQTLAVESRPYIERAQALGGGHGHVMGRHVLPNVMPLVLAQTTLVISNAILTEATLAFLGLGDPTVVSWGGLLQDAREAGAVSAGNWWYLAPPGLAIAVVALAFTLCGRAVESVLNPRLGVSR from the coding sequence ATGACGACCGAAGCAACAGAGCCCAAGGTCCCCGAAGTCCCCGAGGTCCCGGTCGCGAAGAGCCCCCGGGCGCTCGCCTGGACCCGCAGGCGGCACTCCGTGGCCCGATTCTGGCGCGAGTACCGCACCCACCGGGCGGGTCTCTTCGGCCTTGCCGCGCTCGTCGTCATCGCGCTCGTCGCCGTCTTCGCGCCGCTCCTGGTCGGCTCGGACGCGCAGAGCGTGACCGACGCGCCGGGCAAGCCGATGGAGTCGCCGAGCGGCGAATTCCCCCTCGGGACAGATCAGTTCGGGCGCGATCTGCTCGGCCTGCTCGTGTGGGGCGCGCGGATCTCACTCACCGTCGGGCTGCTCGCGGCCGTGCTCTCGGTGGCCATCGGCACGGTCGTGGGCATCACCGCGGGGCACTTCAAGGGCTGGTACTCCACCGTCATCATGCGGGTCACCGACTGGTTCCTGGTGATGCCGACGCTGGTGCTCGCCATCGCGCTCGCCTCGGTGATGTCCAAGTCCATCTGGACGATCATCCTGGCGATCGGCGTGACGACCTGGCCGACGACCGCGCGGCTCGTCCGCGCCCAGACCCTGGCCGTGGAGTCACGCCCGTACATCGAACGCGCGCAGGCGCTCGGCGGCGGCCACGGTCACGTCATGGGCCGGCACGTCCTGCCCAACGTCATGCCGCTGGTGCTCGCGCAGACCACGCTCGTCATCTCGAACGCCATCCTCACCGAGGCCACGCTCGCCTTCCTGGGCCTCGGCGACCCGACCGTCGTCTCCTGGGGCGGGCTGCTCCAGGACGCGCGCGAGGCGGGCGCGGTCAGCGCGGGCAACTGGTGGTACCTCGCTCCGCCCGGACTCGCCATCGCCGTCGTGGCACTCGCGTTCACGCTGTGCGGACGCGCCGTGGAGTCCGTGCTCAACCCCAGGCTGGGGGTCTCCCGTTGA
- a CDS encoding bifunctional riboflavin kinase/FAD synthetase — MQRWRGLEDIPQDWGRSVVTIGSYDGVHRGHQLIIGRAVERARELGVPAVVVTFDPHPSEVVRPGSHPPLLAPHHRRAELMADLGVDALLILPFTTEFSKLSPADFVVKVLVDKLHACVVVEGPNFRFGHRAAGNVAFLTELGATYDYEVDVIDLFVSGEAGGGEPFSSTLTRRLVAEGDVEGAAEILGRPHRVEGVVVRGAQRGRELGFPTANVETLPHTAIPADGVYAGWLHAQGEAMPAAISVGTNPQFDGTERTVEAYAIDRVGLDLYGLHVAVDFLAFVRGQAKFDSIDSLLVAIADDVKKARELIEAAE, encoded by the coding sequence GTGCAGCGCTGGCGTGGCTTGGAGGACATCCCCCAGGACTGGGGGCGCAGCGTCGTCACCATCGGTTCCTACGACGGCGTGCACCGCGGGCACCAGCTGATCATCGGCCGCGCGGTGGAGCGCGCCCGTGAGCTCGGCGTTCCCGCCGTGGTCGTCACCTTCGACCCGCACCCCTCCGAGGTCGTGCGCCCCGGCAGCCACCCGCCGCTGCTCGCCCCGCACCACCGGCGCGCCGAACTCATGGCGGATCTCGGCGTGGACGCGCTCCTCATCCTGCCGTTCACCACGGAGTTCTCGAAGCTCTCGCCGGCCGACTTCGTCGTCAAGGTCCTCGTCGACAAGCTGCACGCGTGCGTGGTCGTCGAAGGCCCCAACTTCCGCTTCGGCCACAGGGCCGCGGGCAACGTCGCCTTCCTGACCGAGCTCGGCGCCACGTACGACTACGAAGTCGATGTCATCGACCTGTTCGTGAGCGGTGAGGCCGGGGGCGGCGAGCCCTTCTCCTCCACCCTCACCCGGCGCCTGGTCGCCGAGGGCGACGTGGAGGGCGCGGCGGAGATCCTCGGCCGCCCGCACCGCGTCGAGGGCGTCGTCGTACGGGGCGCGCAGCGCGGGCGTGAACTGGGCTTCCCCACCGCCAACGTGGAGACGCTGCCGCACACCGCCATCCCCGCCGACGGCGTCTACGCGGGGTGGCTGCACGCCCAGGGCGAGGCGATGCCTGCGGCGATCTCCGTCGGGACGAACCCGCAGTTCGACGGCACGGAGCGGACCGTGGAGGCGTACGCGATCGACCGCGTGGGGCTCGACCTGTACGGGCTGCACGTGGCCGTGGACTTCCTCGCCTTCGTGCGCGGGCAGGCGAAGTTCGACTCGATCGACTCGCTGCTCGTCGCCATCGCGGATGACGTGAAGAAGGCCCGGGAGCTCATCGAGGCCGCCGAGTAG